One region of Anthonomus grandis grandis chromosome 22, icAntGran1.3, whole genome shotgun sequence genomic DNA includes:
- the LOC126748723 gene encoding uncharacterized protein LOC126748723 isoform X5, whose amino-acid sequence MWSHQSVARKAATMEDTSATTDVNNTSDIEINEISENCDNQQMNKDSSNASNDFQESASFSPEKQEQCTKDFEKTESTNGLVDLNGETIVIDDPGTGTNKLNTNGEGLESMKISNDALDSIHNSGSSPPKTLETSNKPEVIHKNIDDTLLSYGDNANQTEDSKGTKDLDDPQLHINDDFASLSQEKLFSLSQASHQSSDISKLNISASDNSTISELKYSESLDDLEDLRSISQEQPRILHDPEEYHKDSNGMMSLDIVFKESNKLLDELNLKINQSNQSPNLSELSELNNDEDVLPELGHKSNEISQPSTDDDDLVILTRVRSYPESIVIDDSDQETDNISQESKSSNLPSSSINIFKEMLQETSSNSDLSGSLVTLANVEYVDDSIVINDSDEETEPKSKVRKVFLVNLKKTACTDLPSPFIKVEPAFTEFLRMVEERLIDTPFEELLPKKVPVIQKYFDKCVDYTDKHYFKMILANAMENMRKSPTEKAPETAVKSFHSVYAYLKSRLEESIIEIDEESVSKVKKLEKMMRLLRRRIILLEEEEVDLSDEEGSAYLMMDRYRERFNRIYKKYCQILKKNPYLGRATYDKIAFVNSNYMAINRAISREYKNSLKFPTYLEVEALIESVNKEENLGMSEQELKKESVECFKNLGTLLQKKRRQELYDMHIEYIDYLEDPANTDPSLDKTLKRHSSEADIKLTEVIQEYVKKQEELELEEDEIMETSEEASEEDSTISTISSDLYELNPDISVDPILRATDELLASLDSTAEQEYSGQSKQADTSLRRSQGPLKKLCEICGKKIVIGMQKSCDKCTKEDPIGSKRKNGEGTSRDGEHLDKFTAMEGSDRKKRKLEHDIEKSEDPGTLKEQASQGICPEEDKEINKVETDITERAFKERNQLKGDSFGNSSYSSQVAGIKDEEKCEKIAEKVEKKEITGDSLENITDISNTEVTGIKNEEKIAEKVEKKEITADSLENITDISNTEVIGIKNEEKIVEKVEKKEITDDSVENSSGIFNSEVEAQNIAESSLKKMRSDSFEQNDSKDIVNTERDVDMKCTEKQDLNAEEKPETRPTIGNEATSAFK is encoded by the exons GTAAAGCTGCAACTATGGAAGATACCTCTGCAACCACAGATGTCAATAACACTTCTGACatagaaattaatgaaattagtGAAAATTGTGATAATCAACAAATGAATAAAGACAGTAGTAATGCTTCTAATGACTTCCAAGAATCTGCCTCATTTTCACCAGAAAAACAAGAACAATGCacaaaagattttgaaaaaactgagaGTACCAATGGGTTAGTAGATTTAAATGGTGAGACCATTGTGATAGATGATCCAGGCACAGGTACTAATAAACTGAATACAAATGGTGAAGGTTTGGAATCAATGAAAATCAGTAATGATGCTTTAGATAGCATTCATAATTCTGGCTCTTCACCACCAAAAACCTTAGAAACCTCTAACAAACCAGAagttattcataaaaatatcgaTGACACTCTATTAAGTTATGGGGATAATGCAAATCAAACAGAAGACAGTAAAGGAACAAAAGATCTTGACGACCCTCAGCTGCATATTAACGACGATTTTGCTTCGTTATCACAAGAAAAACTTTTTAGCTTGTCACAAGCAAGTCATCAATCTAGTGACATCTCTAAATTAAATATCAGCGCAAGTGATAATTCTACAATATCAGAATTAAAATACAGCGAAAGTTTAGACGACCTTGAGGATTTACGCTCAATATCGCAAGAACAACCAAGAATACTACACGATCCAGAGGAATATCATAAGGACAGTAATGGTATGATGTCATTGGACATAGTCTTCAAAGAATCAAACAAATTGCTTGATGAattaaacttgaaaataaacCAATCAAATCAAAGCCCTAATCTGTCAGAATTGAGTGAATTAAACAATGATGAAGATGTTCTTCCTGAATTAGGTCACAAATCCAATGAAATAAGCCAACCATCTACCGATGATGATGATCTTGTTATTTTAACTCGAGTCAGAAGTTATCCGGAAAGCATTGTTATAGATGATTCGGACCAAGAAACTGATAATATTTCACAAGAAAGTAAAAGCAGCAATCTTCCCAGCAGCAGTATTAATATCTTCAAAGAAATGTTACAAGAAACATCATCTAATAGCGATCTGAGTGGTTCCCTCGTTACGTTAGCAAACGTGGAATACGTAGATGATAGCATTGTCATAAACGACTCTGATGAAGAGACTGAGCCTAAGTCGAAAGTTAGGAAAGTTTTTCTCGTAAATCTTAAAAAGACAGCATGTACAGATCTTCCTTCGCCATTTATAAAG GTTGAACCAGCTTTTACAGAGTTTTTAAGAATGGTCGAGGAAAGGCTCATTGATACACCATTTGAGGAACTTTTACCCAAGAAGGTTCCAGTTATCcagaaatattttgataaatgcGTGGATTATACggataaacattattttaaaatgattttagcTAATGCCATGGAAAATATgag GAAATCTCCGACGGAAAAAGCGCCAGAAACTGCAGTAAAGTCTTTTCATAGCGTTTACGCATATTTAAAATCTCGTCTGGAGGAAAGCATAATTGAAATCGACGAAGAATCTGtatcaaaagtaaaaaagttggaaaaaatgATGAGGTTATTGCGAAGACGGATTATACTGCTGGAGGAAGAAGAGGTTGATCTGAGCGATGAAGAAGGTTCCGCGTATCTTATGATGGATAG atATCGTGAACGATTTaacagaatttacaaaaaatattgtcaaattcTCAAGAAAAACCCCTATCTGGGAAGAGCCACCTACGACAAAATAGCATTTGTTAATTCCAATTATATGGCTATTAATCGGGCTATAAGTAGAGAATACAAAAATAGTTTAAAGTTCCCTACCTACCTTGAAGTAGAAGCCTTAATTGAAAGTgttaataaagaagaaaatttagGCATGTCAGAGCAAGAGCTTAAAAAAGAAA GTGTCGAATGCTTCAAAAATTTGGGTACGCTCCTCCAGAAAAAGAGACGACAAGAGCTATATGATATGCACATAGAATATATAGACTATTTAGAAGATCCAGCAAATACAGACCCATCCTTGGACAAAACCTTAAAAAGGCACAGTTCTGAAGCTGACATCAAGTTAACAGAAGTAATCCAAGA aTATGTGAAGAAACAAGAGGAACTCGAACTCGAAGAAGATGAAATAATGGAAACTTCAGAAGAAGCTTCAGAAGAAGACAGCACTATTAGTACAATTAGTAGTGACTTGTATGAATTAAATCCTGATATATCCGTTGATCCAATTCTTAGAGCTACAGACGAGCTACTTGCTTCATTGGATAGTACAGCAGAGCAAGAATATTCTGGCCAATCAAAACAAGCTGATACTTCATTACGGCGCTCGCAAGGacctttaaaaaagttatgtgaaatatgtggcaaaaaaattgtgatTGGCATGCAAAAGTCATGTGACAAATGTACTAAAGAAGATCCCATTggttcaaaaagaaaaaatggcgAAGGCACTTCAAGAGATGGTGAACACCTTGATAAATTCACGGCGATGGAAGGTAGCGacagaaaaaagagaaaactagAACATGATATCGAAAAATCTGAAGATCCCGGTACTTTAAAAGAACAAGCATCACAAGGTATATGTCCAGAGGaagataaagaaataaataaagtagaAACTGATATCACTGAGAGAGCATTTAAAGAAAGAAATCAGCTTAAGGGTGATTCATTTGGCAATTCTTCTTATAGTTCACAGGTTGCAGGTATCAAAGATGAagaaaaatgcgaaaaaattgCCGAAAAAGTTGAAAAGAAGGAAATAACGGGGGATTCACTTGAAAATATTACCGACATTTCCAATACAGAGGTTACAGGTATCAAAAATGAAGAAAAGATTGCCGAAAAAGTTGAAAAGAAGGAAATAACGGCGGATTCACTTGAAAATATTACCGACATTTCCAATACAGAGGTTATAGGTATCAAAAATGAAGAGAAGATTGTCGAAAAAGTTGAAAAGAAGGAAATAACGGATGATTCAGTTGAAAATTCTTCCGGCATTTTCAATTCAGAGGTTGAAGCACAAAATATTGCCGAAAGCTCTCTCAAAAAAATGAGGAGCGATTCATTTGAACAAAATGATTCTAAGGATATAGTAAATACTGAGAGAGATGTAGATATGAAATGTACTGAAAAGCAGGACCTAAATGCCGAAGAAAAACCTGAGACTCGACCAACGATAGGTAACGAAGCCACCagtgcatttaaataa
- the LOC126748723 gene encoding uncharacterized protein LOC126748723 isoform X3, whose product MGSLQSVARLARKAATMEDTSATTDVNNTSDIEINEISENCDNQQMNKDSSNASNDFQESASFSPEKQEQCTKDFEKTESTNGLVDLNGETIVIDDPGTGTNKLNTNGEGLESMKISNDALDSIHNSGSSPPKTLETSNKPEVIHKNIDDTLLSYGDNANQTEDSKGTKDLDDPQLHINDDFASLSQEKLFSLSQASHQSSDISKLNISASDNSTISELKYSESLDDLEDLRSISQEQPRILHDPEEYHKDSNGMMSLDIVFKESNKLLDELNLKINQSNQSPNLSELSELNNDEDVLPELGHKSNEISQPSTDDDDLVILTRVRSYPESIVIDDSDQETDNISQESKSSNLPSSSINIFKEMLQETSSNSDLSGSLVTLANVEYVDDSIVINDSDEETEPKSKVRKVFLVNLKKTACTDLPSPFIKVEPAFTEFLRMVEERLIDTPFEELLPKKVPVIQKYFDKCVDYTDKHYFKMILANAMENMRKSPTEKAPETAVKSFHSVYAYLKSRLEESIIEIDEESVSKVKKLEKMMRLLRRRIILLEEEEVDLSDEEGSAYLMMDRYRERFNRIYKKYCQILKKNPYLGRATYDKIAFVNSNYMAINRAISREYKNSLKFPTYLEVEALIESVNKEENLGMSEQELKKESVECFKNLGTLLQKKRRQELYDMHIEYIDYLEDPANTDPSLDKTLKRHSSEADIKLTEVIQEYVKKQEELELEEDEIMETSEEASEEDSTISTISSDLYELNPDISVDPILRATDELLASLDSTAEQEYSGQSKQADTSLRRSQGPLKKLCEICGKKIVIGMQKSCDKCTKEDPIGSKRKNGEGTSRDGEHLDKFTAMEGSDRKKRKLEHDIEKSEDPGTLKEQASQGICPEEDKEINKVETDITERAFKERNQLKGDSFGNSSYSSQVAGIKDEEKCEKIAEKVEKKEITGDSLENITDISNTEVTGIKNEEKIAEKVEKKEITADSLENITDISNTEVIGIKNEEKIVEKVEKKEITDDSVENSSGIFNSEVEAQNIAESSLKKMRSDSFEQNDSKDIVNTERDVDMKCTEKQDLNAEEKPETRPTIGNEATSAFK is encoded by the exons GTAAAGCTGCAACTATGGAAGATACCTCTGCAACCACAGATGTCAATAACACTTCTGACatagaaattaatgaaattagtGAAAATTGTGATAATCAACAAATGAATAAAGACAGTAGTAATGCTTCTAATGACTTCCAAGAATCTGCCTCATTTTCACCAGAAAAACAAGAACAATGCacaaaagattttgaaaaaactgagaGTACCAATGGGTTAGTAGATTTAAATGGTGAGACCATTGTGATAGATGATCCAGGCACAGGTACTAATAAACTGAATACAAATGGTGAAGGTTTGGAATCAATGAAAATCAGTAATGATGCTTTAGATAGCATTCATAATTCTGGCTCTTCACCACCAAAAACCTTAGAAACCTCTAACAAACCAGAagttattcataaaaatatcgaTGACACTCTATTAAGTTATGGGGATAATGCAAATCAAACAGAAGACAGTAAAGGAACAAAAGATCTTGACGACCCTCAGCTGCATATTAACGACGATTTTGCTTCGTTATCACAAGAAAAACTTTTTAGCTTGTCACAAGCAAGTCATCAATCTAGTGACATCTCTAAATTAAATATCAGCGCAAGTGATAATTCTACAATATCAGAATTAAAATACAGCGAAAGTTTAGACGACCTTGAGGATTTACGCTCAATATCGCAAGAACAACCAAGAATACTACACGATCCAGAGGAATATCATAAGGACAGTAATGGTATGATGTCATTGGACATAGTCTTCAAAGAATCAAACAAATTGCTTGATGAattaaacttgaaaataaacCAATCAAATCAAAGCCCTAATCTGTCAGAATTGAGTGAATTAAACAATGATGAAGATGTTCTTCCTGAATTAGGTCACAAATCCAATGAAATAAGCCAACCATCTACCGATGATGATGATCTTGTTATTTTAACTCGAGTCAGAAGTTATCCGGAAAGCATTGTTATAGATGATTCGGACCAAGAAACTGATAATATTTCACAAGAAAGTAAAAGCAGCAATCTTCCCAGCAGCAGTATTAATATCTTCAAAGAAATGTTACAAGAAACATCATCTAATAGCGATCTGAGTGGTTCCCTCGTTACGTTAGCAAACGTGGAATACGTAGATGATAGCATTGTCATAAACGACTCTGATGAAGAGACTGAGCCTAAGTCGAAAGTTAGGAAAGTTTTTCTCGTAAATCTTAAAAAGACAGCATGTACAGATCTTCCTTCGCCATTTATAAAG GTTGAACCAGCTTTTACAGAGTTTTTAAGAATGGTCGAGGAAAGGCTCATTGATACACCATTTGAGGAACTTTTACCCAAGAAGGTTCCAGTTATCcagaaatattttgataaatgcGTGGATTATACggataaacattattttaaaatgattttagcTAATGCCATGGAAAATATgag GAAATCTCCGACGGAAAAAGCGCCAGAAACTGCAGTAAAGTCTTTTCATAGCGTTTACGCATATTTAAAATCTCGTCTGGAGGAAAGCATAATTGAAATCGACGAAGAATCTGtatcaaaagtaaaaaagttggaaaaaatgATGAGGTTATTGCGAAGACGGATTATACTGCTGGAGGAAGAAGAGGTTGATCTGAGCGATGAAGAAGGTTCCGCGTATCTTATGATGGATAG atATCGTGAACGATTTaacagaatttacaaaaaatattgtcaaattcTCAAGAAAAACCCCTATCTGGGAAGAGCCACCTACGACAAAATAGCATTTGTTAATTCCAATTATATGGCTATTAATCGGGCTATAAGTAGAGAATACAAAAATAGTTTAAAGTTCCCTACCTACCTTGAAGTAGAAGCCTTAATTGAAAGTgttaataaagaagaaaatttagGCATGTCAGAGCAAGAGCTTAAAAAAGAAA GTGTCGAATGCTTCAAAAATTTGGGTACGCTCCTCCAGAAAAAGAGACGACAAGAGCTATATGATATGCACATAGAATATATAGACTATTTAGAAGATCCAGCAAATACAGACCCATCCTTGGACAAAACCTTAAAAAGGCACAGTTCTGAAGCTGACATCAAGTTAACAGAAGTAATCCAAGA aTATGTGAAGAAACAAGAGGAACTCGAACTCGAAGAAGATGAAATAATGGAAACTTCAGAAGAAGCTTCAGAAGAAGACAGCACTATTAGTACAATTAGTAGTGACTTGTATGAATTAAATCCTGATATATCCGTTGATCCAATTCTTAGAGCTACAGACGAGCTACTTGCTTCATTGGATAGTACAGCAGAGCAAGAATATTCTGGCCAATCAAAACAAGCTGATACTTCATTACGGCGCTCGCAAGGacctttaaaaaagttatgtgaaatatgtggcaaaaaaattgtgatTGGCATGCAAAAGTCATGTGACAAATGTACTAAAGAAGATCCCATTggttcaaaaagaaaaaatggcgAAGGCACTTCAAGAGATGGTGAACACCTTGATAAATTCACGGCGATGGAAGGTAGCGacagaaaaaagagaaaactagAACATGATATCGAAAAATCTGAAGATCCCGGTACTTTAAAAGAACAAGCATCACAAGGTATATGTCCAGAGGaagataaagaaataaataaagtagaAACTGATATCACTGAGAGAGCATTTAAAGAAAGAAATCAGCTTAAGGGTGATTCATTTGGCAATTCTTCTTATAGTTCACAGGTTGCAGGTATCAAAGATGAagaaaaatgcgaaaaaattgCCGAAAAAGTTGAAAAGAAGGAAATAACGGGGGATTCACTTGAAAATATTACCGACATTTCCAATACAGAGGTTACAGGTATCAAAAATGAAGAAAAGATTGCCGAAAAAGTTGAAAAGAAGGAAATAACGGCGGATTCACTTGAAAATATTACCGACATTTCCAATACAGAGGTTATAGGTATCAAAAATGAAGAGAAGATTGTCGAAAAAGTTGAAAAGAAGGAAATAACGGATGATTCAGTTGAAAATTCTTCCGGCATTTTCAATTCAGAGGTTGAAGCACAAAATATTGCCGAAAGCTCTCTCAAAAAAATGAGGAGCGATTCATTTGAACAAAATGATTCTAAGGATATAGTAAATACTGAGAGAGATGTAGATATGAAATGTACTGAAAAGCAGGACCTAAATGCCGAAGAAAAACCTGAGACTCGACCAACGATAGGTAACGAAGCCACCagtgcatttaaataa